Within the Nitrosococcus wardiae genome, the region AGATTCTTTAGTGATCGATAAGTGGTTCACCCTCCAGGCCCTCTCACGACGTCAGGATACCCTCGCTAGGGTGCAAGAGCTCACCCACCATCCCGCCTTTAAGCTAACGAATCCGAATAAGGTCCGGGCCCTCATCGGCGCCTTCAGCCAGGGCAACCCCGCTCGCTTCCATGACCCCAGCGGCAAGGGCTATGGTTTTCTTGGAGATTATGTCCTCAAGCTTGATCCCCTTAATCCGCAAGTGGCTGCCCGCCTTGTCAGCGCCTTTAATCCTTGGCAGCGCTACGACCAGAACCGGCAAGAACTGATGAAGGCGCAATTGGAGCGCATCGCTAAAACACCACAGATCTCTAAAGACGTCTATGAGATCGTATCGAAAAATCTGGCCTAAGCGGAGGTTGAAGTCTACCCTTATCGATAGTTATCCACTAATCCAAATTCTTGCCTAAGTATCCTGTAAAAATTTCGAAGCATTCTGGAACGAGCCGGTGGTGTTCCGCAAACCCGTTTTTCCTCCATAAAAAAAGGGCTTGCGGGGACTTCCTTGTCCCCTGGCTCCACGCCACCGGCTCGCTCCTAAAATATCTCATATTTTATTCATAGGTACTTAGTTCGTGGCAGCCAACATGAGAAACCAATTAAACAAAAATCTGCTGTTGAGTTTATTCAGTCTGCTCCTGTTGGCTGCTTGTGCCACCTCCCCCACGGGCCGCACCCAATTGGAGTTTTTCCCCTCTAACCAAATGGCCCAAATGGGAGAGACGGCCTATCGCCAAATCAAACAAGAAACACCGGTCTCCCAAGATCCAGCCATCAACCGCTATGTGCGCTGTGTCGCCGAGGCTGTTACGGCGGCGGCCCCTCCTCCCCAAAGTGGAGGCCAGTGGAAAGTCACGGTGTTTAAAGCGGACCAACCTAATGCGTTTGCTTTACCAGGGGGCTATATTGGCATTCACACGGGCCTTCTCTCAGTGGCTGAAAACGCCGATCAACTTGCTGCCGTTATCGGCCACGAAATCGGTCATGTCACCGCCCAACATGGCAATGCTCGCTTATCTACTCAATATGCCACCCAAGCAGGACTCCAGCTGGTCCAGACTCTAGCCGGCACTCCTAACAGTGCTACTGGTCAACAACTCATGGCCTTACTGGGGCTGGGAACCCAGGTGGGGATTATTTTACCTTTCAGTCGTGCCCAAGAAAGCGAAGCCGATATCCTGGGCTTGCGCTATATGGCCCGCGCCGGTTTTGATCCCCGCCAGAGTATTCAGCTTTGGAAAAATATGATGCAAACCGGTGGTCCCCAACCTCTGGAATTCCTCTCCACTCACCCCGCTGATCAATCCCGCATTCGCCATTTAGAACAGGACTTACCCGAAGCCCTGGATCTCTATCAACAAGCCCGCGATCAAGGCCAACGGCCAGAGTGCAAATTAGAAACGAGACAATAACGGTTAACTACAGGCGAAGCATTCGGCGCACGACCCGATCATTGCGGAAGGCGTGATACAGGGCCCCGCTGATGTGCACCGCCACTACCGCAAGGAGTGCCCAACAAGTCCAGAAATGAATATCCGAGAAAAAGATATTAAGCTCTTCATCCTCCCAACCCCAGTTAGGGAAGCCGACCGTCCACCACCAGGTTGTGCCCCAGCCGCTAAATGAAGAAGAAAGATATCCGCTAATACAGACGGCGAAAATCAGAAGATACACGATCACATGATCGACAACAGCGAGCCTGTGCATCCAACGGGGATACTCCTTGGAAATTTCTATCCGGGGGCGGTGCTTGAAGCGGACATAGAGGAACACACCCAGCAATAACACCAGCGTAATGCCGATATTTTTGTGCAATTGGAAGGGGAATGCCCGATAAACCAAATCCTCAGATGGCAAGGGCAAGGCTAACATCCACCAGCTGGAAATGAACAAAAAGAAAATTGAAACCGCCAACACCCAGTGGATGACAACGGCCCTCCGACTGTAACCTTCTCTTTGCATATTACCTCGCAGCTTTCCTTTATCGATATGACTGTCTACTCGACTGAATCTGACTCTGGCGACCCACAATGGCACCTACTGTCATCACGAGATGAATGAAGAACCAGAGCAGAATGTCCCAAAGGTACATGCTCCTTAATATGGGCCCGGTATTAACCACAGCAATAAAATCGACCACATCAATAATGGCTAAAGCAGCGAAGACCAACACGGCGGCGGTCGGTGCCCAGCGACGATAATGGACCAGTGCCACACCGAGGATAATGGATACGAAAGCAATAATCGTACCGACACAAGCCAGCGCCATTTGAAAACTAAAGAACCAGTCCGGTGCGGACAAAATGAAATTTTGGACATTGGCCACCATCTGCTTACATTCAGCCAGCGAAAGCCTCTCTTCCTCCAGCTCATCCTCGGGACACTCTGCGGCGGGGACAACTCCGCTGGCAGGCGTGGCCTGGACGATGACCCCCTGCTTCATCCATTCGTTGCCATGAATCGCAGCTAGCAAAACACCCAACACAATCGCTACAGCACCCAAGCAGCTGGCCCAGGCGGGCCCTGGAGAGGACGAAGGGGGGTAAGGTTGGAAAAGGATGTGGCCATGCAACACCTAACGTTTTTTTGATAGGGGACCTTACCAAAAATTATTCCTGCGATGGCAGCAGGCCTGGGGGGCAAAAGGGGGGCAAGTGGTGGCAAGATGCCATAAAGTGAGCCGCAAATTAATGTCCATGATAGCTAGGTGACCGGGGAGAACCCCAACCACCCAGCTATTTATCACAGACGACAATGCCTACTCAAAAGATAAGCATTTGTTCCAAATATCGCTTTATTTGGTTACTTATTAGGTTGCGGAGTCATCCGCAGGTAGGGCTTGACTTCTTTGTAGCCCTTGGGGAATTTCTCTTTAAGAACCTCTGGATCTTTTAATGACGGAACAATGACGCACTCGTCACCATCTTTCCAGTTCACAGGCGTCGCCACACTATAATCATCGGTCAGCTGCAGGGAATCAATGACCCGCAGGATTTCATCAAAATTCCGGCCGGTGCTTGGCGGGTAAGTAATCACCGCCCGGATCTTCTTATTGGAATCAATAAAATAGACCGAGCGCACCGTCACCGTTTCGCTGGCGCCAGGATGAATCATGTCATAGAGCTCGGAAACCTTCCGATCCGCATCAGCGATGATGGGGAAATTCACCTGACATCCTTGGGTTTCGTTGATATCGTTGATCCACCCCTTATGGGACTCCGTATCATCAACGCTCAGGGCAGCCACTTTAACATTGCGCTTTTTGAACTCATCTGCCAACTTGGCGGTAAGCCCTAGCTCCGTGGTGCACACGGGTGTGTAGTCGGCAGGATGGGAATAGAGTACCACCCAACTGTCACCAATCCACTCGTGGAAGTGGAGCGGGCCAATGGTAGATTCCTGGGTAAAATCTGGGGCGACATCGCCGATATGTAGTGCCATGACGCTTCCTCCTTTAAGTTGTTTTATAAATAGCGAATAATACCGAACAGGCCTAAAGATCGCTACCGTTCTAGGATGACTTGCAATTAGGCGCTTTGTACCGCCTTTTCCGGGCGAACGTCGTGGAACTCCCGTCCCGCCCTGACTTCATCAACATAGCCCATCCGGATCACAAAATCTCCAAAATGTTCGCCTTGTTGCCGTTCCCGAGCATAATGCTCAAGAATGGGCGTGAGCACCCCAATCACCTCTTCCTCGGTCAAGGATTCCCGGTATAGCTTATTCAAGCGGTGACCCGCAAACCCTGCTCCCAGATAGAGATTGTAATGGCCTAATGATTTGCCCACCAACGCAATTTCGCCTACGTAGGGACGACCACAACCATTGGGACAACCCGTGATACGGACCGTGATGGATTCATTGCTCAGTCCCAACTTCTCCATGACCGCCTCTAGGCGGCTGAGAAATCCGGGCAGGATGCGCTCGCTTTCAGCCATAGCCAAGCCGCAAGTGGGCAACGCCACACAAGACATGGCATCACGCCGCACGGCACTAAACCGCTCAGGCAAGGGGATACGATATTTTTCCAATAACGCCTCAATACGGGGCTTATTGGTTTTGGAAATATTGGCGATAGTCAAATTTTGGTTGGTGGTAAGGCGAAAATCTCCCTTGTGGATCTTAGCAATTTCCCGCAGACCGGTCATCAAAGGCTGATCTGGTGTATCTTTGATACGACCACTTAACAGACACAGGGTAAGATGCCAACGACCCTTTGAATCCTGGGCCCAACCAAAACGATCGCCATTATTCTCAAAGTGGAACGGACGTGCCGGTGGCAAAGACCAACCTAGCCGCTGGTTAAGTTCCGCCTTGAACCAATCGATACTGCGACTATCGATAGTGTATTTCAGCCGGGCCTGCTTGCGGTCGGAACGATTGCCAAAATCACGCTGAATTTTAAGGATGTTTTCTGCAACTTCCAGTAATTGGCTGGGGGTACAGAAGCCGATCACGTCCCCTAGGCGAGGATAGGTGGCCGTCTCGCTGTGAGTCATCCCCATGCCCCCCCCGACACAGACGTTGAAGCCCGCGAGGCGGTTGTTTTTCCCAATAGCAATAAAACCGAGATCTTGGGAGAAAACATCAATATCATTGCTCGGCGGAACAGCAACCCCTATTTTGAATTTACGGGGAAGGTAAGTCTTACCATAAAGCGGTTCCTGATCTTCAGGCGGCGTACCGGCAACTTTTTCCTTATCCAGCCAGATTTCGTGATAGGCTCGGGTTTGGGGCAAAAAATGGTCGCTCAACCGCTGGGTCCATTCATAAACCGTCTTATGGAGAGGGGAAAAATAGGGGTTATTGTGGCAGACCACATTACGATTGACATCGCCGCAAGCAGCAATGGTATTCAATAACGCCTGATTAATCCCTGCAATGGTGGCTTTAAGATGACGCTTAACCACACCATGAAATTGAAACGTTTGCCGGGTGGTAATACGCAAGGAATTATTGGCATACTGACGCGCCAATTCATCCAATTGCAGCCATTGCGTCGGCGTGCAGACTCCTCCTGGCATCCGCACCCGAACCATGAAAGAATAAGCGGGTTCCAATTTCTGGCGCATCCGCTCGGTACGCAGATCCCGGTCATCCTGCTGATAGGTGCCGTGGAATTTAAGTAATTTGGCATCATCTGCTGTAACGGCGCCTGTCACTGGATCAGCCAGGCTTTCCTTAATTGTTCCACGCAGATACTCGCTCCCTTCCTTGAGCTTTTCCTCGGCACTAAGTTTGCTTTTTTGCTGCAAATCGTGAGTCACTGTCTCGACCTCGTCAATATACGTCTCGTTGGTAGCGCCTGCTTTGCTGCAGATCCCTGACATACTCCACTGCTTTTTCCCTGGAGACCCGGCCTTCCTTCTCTACAATAGAAAGCAATGCCTCATGCACATCGGGCGCCATATACTCCGCGTCACCGCAGACATAAAAATAGGCTCCTTCTTCTAACCAGGCATAGAACTCTCGGCTATTCTCAAGCATCCGGTGCTGAACGTAAGTTTTTTTCTCTTCATCCCGGGAAAAAGCCACATCAATTCGAGTTAATAAGCCATTCTTGCGGTAATCGAGCCACTCCCGCTGATAAAGAAAATCGGTGTGAAAATGCCTATCCCCAAAAAATAGCCAATTCCTACCAGAAGCTGCAGCCACTTCCCGTTCTTCTAAAAAAGCGCGGAAAGGCGCCACCCCGGTCCCCGGCCCTACCATAATGATAGGCACATCCGAATCTTCCGGAAGGCGAAAATTTTTATTGCTGTCGACATAAACAGGCACGGTCCCATCCTCAGGCACCCGTTCCGATAAGAACGTGGTCGCCACTCCCTTGCGGGAGCGCCCATGGCTTTGGTAGCGGACCACCCCCACCGTCAGGTGGACTTCATCAGGATTGGCCTGATAGCTAGAAGCGATAGAATAAAGCCGAGGCGGTAACTTTCTCAACAAACCGACAAATTGCTCGGCCGTGATCCCCCGCAGGGGATAGCTCCGAACCACATCGATGATCTCCCGACCATAAATGAAATCCCGCAGCTGGGCTCGGTTCTCCTCTTGCAGCAACCTGCCAAGCTCCCGGGACTCAGCAAAGGTGGCATATTTCTCTAAAAATGGCCGAGTAATAGTTGTGATTTCATAGTTATGGGATAATGCTTCTTCCAAAGTGGTGGTTTCTTGCTTGGCATTGGAAACAATCGCCTTGGGATCAAGCCCCGCCACCTCCATAAGTTCAGTGACTAATTCTGGGCAATTACTTGGCACAATCCCTAGGGAGTCTCCAGGCTCAAAAGAGAGGGAGGATTCTTCCAAGGACAGTTCCACATGCCGAACGTCTTTGCTAGACCCCCGCCCCGTAATCTTAAGGTTTTCCAATAAAGTCGCAGGAAAAGGATTTTTTCTAGAATAACTAGACGTGGTGGCGGGTACCGCCACCGTCGAACCCGTGGTCACCACCGCTGGGGTGCTCAGTTCATCGGCAAGGGACTTCAGGATGCCGTCGATCCAAGCCTCAGCAGCATCATCGTAATCCACGTCACAATCCACGCGGGGATAGAAGCGCTGTCCTCCTAAAGCTTCTAGGCGAGTATCAAAGTCTTGGCCCGTCTTACAAAAATGCTCATAGCTGCTATCGCCAAGGGCCAATACTGAAAACCGAAGGCTGTCCAATTTAGGCGCCTTTTTGCCATGCAAAAACTCATGGAATGCTTCGGCATTATCCGGTGGGTCACCCTCGCCATGGGTGCTCACAATCACAAAAAGGTAGTCTTCACGTTTCAGCTGCCGAGCCTTATAACTCCCCATGTTTTGTAACGTAGGGGTAAAACCCATTGCTGACAGTCGCTCGCACAGCATTTCAGCAAGTTTTTCAGCATTCCCAGTTTGGGAGCCAAACAATACCGTAACAGCCTTAGCAGGGCTAGCATCTGCTATCGGCTGCGCCACAGGTTGCGCCCCACTCTCCACGCCCTGCCTGGCTGCATTAAAGCCGGCGAGATAACCACCAAGCCAAGTCAGTTGCTCAGTGGTCAGGGCTGGAATTAGGCGGTTTAAAGTCTCTGCCTGCTCTGCAGTAAGGGGGCTATTTTGAACGCTAAATAAATCGTTTCCCATGGCAACGTATGTTAGCTTCTTAGCTATCCTATTTACTTACCAGAATCGGGATGATCTGGCAATTTAAGTCTTAGATAGACTAAGAAAATTAACAAATACTCCTTATAATGTAAAAAAATAAAAAATTATTTATTATTAATTTTTATTATATCAAAAGTAGCACGATGGTTTACTCACTTGATGAGGGAGTTAATAAAAAATAGTTTTGGGATTGGGGTTAAGCGCGTATTGTAGTGCGCCCTCATCACTAGCTGCTTGAGTCTATTAATTAACCTGTATTAAGATTATTTTTTAATCAAAGGGAGCAAGAGTCTATGCAAATCGATGTGTTTGATACCTATGTCACCACAACGGAAGGAAAACGACTTCATTTTGATGTCTTTCTTCCCACAGGCAAGGAAGAGAAATTGGCCAAACAATATGCGAAAGAATGGCTTGAAAGCATTGGCATCCAAGTGAAAGATGTCCAGCAGGAGTCTTGCGTTTATTGTCATAGCGAAGCCGCCAATCCTGCAGTACAACAACATATTGAACAGCACGGATATTTCATTTATCAGATGGAAGGCTGTCCTGCGCCTGCCAGATAATGAATTCGCTCTTTTTCTTAAAACAGCGCTAATCTTATTTTATATCCGCGCAACGCGCACCCCACCTGAAATAAGGACTCCATCACAAAAGCACCAAGCATGGATCAAACAGAGTTGATAGAAAAACGCTTATCTCTTCAAGAAGCTTGGTGCTTTTGTGAAACATCATCATGCTAGTTGCTCTTTTGCGCTCGCAAAAAAGCCTCTGCCATTGCGCCTTGGGGCTGGGGAGAGGGTTTAGCTTTGCTGCGCTCAGGCTTCCGTGCTTGCCCGGCGGCAGCCTGCTGCTGCTTCCCTGCTGTTTCCCGGAGCCGCATGGTTAGACCAATACGCTTGCGGGCATTATCAATTTCCAGGACTTTTACTTTGACGATATCCCCTGCTGAAACAATCTCATGGGGATCCTTCACAAAACGGTCCGCCAATGCAGAGATATGCACCAACCCATCCTGGTGCACCCCTATATCGACAAAGGCGCCAAAGGCGGTTACGTTGGTCACGACCCCTTCTAACACCATCCCGGGTCTGAGATCCTCCAAAGTTTTCACATCTTCCTTAAATGTGGCCATTTTAAATTCGGGACGGGGGTCCCGTCCTGGCTTATCAAGCTCCTTGAGGATATCTTGAATCGTAGGTAGGCCAAACTGCTCATTGGTAAACTGAGCCGGATCCAGTGAGTTCAAAAAATCCGTCTGACCAATCAAATGGTGTATGTCATGCCCCGTGGCATCCATGATTTTTTCCACTACCGGGTAAGCTTCAGGATGGACTGCCGAGGCGTCCAGGGGATTATCCCCCCCCATGATACGCAAAAAACCAGCTGCCTGCTCAAATGTCTTAGGGCCAAAACGAGGCACCTGTTTGAGACTCTCGCGGGAGGTAAAAGAACCGTGGGTGTTACGGTATTCCACCATGTTGCGGGCCAAAGTGGGCGTAAAGCCGGATACATAGGACAAGAGTGCCGAAGAGGCGGTGTTGAGATCAACGCCCACGGCGTTGACACAATCTTCTACCATATTCGCCAACGCCCGCCCCAACTGGATCTGATTGACATCATGCTGATATTGGCCGACACCAATCGATTTAGAATCGATCTTGACCAGCTCCGCCAGAGGATCTTGCAGACGGCGGGCAATGGATACAGCGCCCCGCAAGGAGACATCCACTTCCGGCAACTCCTGGGCCCCGAATTCAGAGGCGGAATATACGGAGGCTCCCGCTTCACTGACTATCAGTTTTTGCAGCTTGAGCTCCGGGTCTCTTTTTAGCAGCTCCGTCACTAGCTGTTCCGTTTCCCGAGACGCCGTGCCATTACCGATACTGATCAGTTCCACCTGATGCTTTTTCACCAGCTCGGAAAGGATACCCATGGAGGCCTCCCATTGCTTCTGGGGCGGGTGGGGATAAATTGTGGCGGTTTCCAGTAGCTTCCCGGTCTGGTCAATGACAGCGATCTTAACACCGGTACGAAAGCCAGGATCCAACCCCATGACCGGACGGGGACCCGCAGGGGCAGCAAGCAGCAGGTTGCGTAAATTCCGCGAAAAGACACCAATCGCTGTATCCTCCGCCTGTTCTCGCAGGCGTGACTTAAGCTCTGCCTCTAAATGGGGATAAAGCTTAATCTTCCAGGCCCAGCGTACCGTTTGCAGTAACCAAGTATCCCCAGGTCGCCCTTGCTCCTCAATCCCAAAATGCTTAGCCACCATGGCCTCACAGGGATGAGACTGTTCCTCCTCTTCGGTGGAAATATCTAATGTCAAGCTAAGCACCCCTTCGTTCCGGCCTCGGAAAAGGGCTAAGGCACGGTGGGAAGGAATCTTATGAATGGCCTCCTGGTAATCGAAGTAATCTGCAAACTTGCTGCCCTGCTCTGCCTTTTCTTTCTGCACTTTGGCGCTCAATTTACCCTGCTGCCAAAGATATTCCCTGAGCTGGCCTAGCAAGAGAGCATCCTCAGCAAAGCGCTCCATTAGAATCCGCCGCGCGCCTTCTAGCGCTGCTTGTACCTCTTCAATACCCTTCTCCGGGTTCAAATAATTGGCGGCAAGTTCTTCTGGATTGAACTCTGGATTTTCTAACAATTGCAATGCCAGCGGCTCAAGCCCGGCTTCACGCGCTATTTGTGCTTTAGTACGACGCTTTGGCTTATAGGGTAAATACAGATCTTCCAGCTCAGTTTTGGTCGTCACTGCCTGGAGCTGTTGTGCTAATTCTTCTGTTAATTTACCCTGCTTCTCAATGGAGCGCACGATAGCCTCTCGGCGCTCTTCAAGCTCTCGCAGGTAAATTAAACGGTTTTCCAGGTAACGTAGCTGGGTATCATCCATCCCGCCGGTGGCTTCCTTGCGGTAGCGGGCAACAAAGGGAACGGTGGCCCCCTCATCTAATAGACCTATGGCAGCATCCACCTGCTCAGGTCGAATTCCCAGTTCCTGGGCAATCATGTTTGCAAGCTTCATGGGGTTTTTTCTAAAATCCGGAACGGTTACTACTCATTGTCGGGCTGCCGCAAGCCTAGTTCTTCCTCAAGGCCAGCCTTAATTTCTTTCAGCCTCTTGGTATCTTGAAAAGAATGGGCTTTGCTGCTTTCCAAAATTTTATTGATCCGATCCAGAGAATGTTGCAATTTTGCTTCTCGTGAAAGCTGCTCCTGCCCTTCTTCCCTTTTCTCGCTACAGCCTGGCAGCAATAAAATCGAAAAGACGACCACTACCGCGCTTAACCTACATTTCACCGTCATTACTCCTCTTAGTTTAGAATAGTCATTATCAATATCAATCAGTCACTCTAGGGGAATGAAAAGGGTGTACAGTTCCTGCGGCAGGATCAAGAAGCAAAAGAGCGCTCAGGCTAGGCGTCTATCCCTATTTTGTCAAACCAGCATCGAATTTCTACTTCTTCGATATCATTAAATCAATAAGTTATGAAATCATCACTCTATATAAGGGCTTAATAAGGGCTTATCAATCTTTTTTTGCTTACCCTGATACCTGAGCGCTTTCCCAACCACCAGGGCAATGCAAAAATGAGGATAGGAGAAAGATATTCGGACGAACCTTCTTGCTCCAATTATCCTCCCCTAAGGGACTGAGGCATCAAAACAAATTCGGGGGATTGTTCCCTTCCTAGGGAATCCCTCATCAACCTTTCCGATACCCGAAAATAGCCATGGGCAAACGGGGAAGGTTGGTATTGAGAGGGAACATAATACTCACGGTAAAGCCTCAAACTCACCGGGAGAAGATTATAATTCAGCCGTCCCTGATCGCCGATGGAGCACAAATAAAAGGTGAATCCCCAAGAAAGGGAGGACAAAGATTTTTTTCCATGGTTCAATACATTATGGGGATTTTTTAGGGATTTGAAGTAGGATGATTGGCGTATTACACCCACTCCCCACATTCCCCACGAAACGGTCTTGACAGCGACCACGGCAAAAACAGATTTTTCCAACCCCCAGATAAAAACAATTAACATCGTCCCTGCGGAAGCACTCCAGGCAAGAATGCCCAGAGGCCCCCCAATGATCACTTTTATATTGTTCCTATTCATATTATTTTTGTTATTATTATTAATAGGATGTGTGTTAGCAAACTTCATAGTTAGCCAGTTCCTCACTAGACCAGGCCAATAGGGGACCGGAGAATAAAACCACTGATCTACCGGCCCGCCGCCATAGTCTTAAGCTAATTGCTGCCGTCCTCTCGTTATCAATGGGCGCAACAAAAGCGAGATGGTTAGCAGAGGAGAATCACCAACCCGATTACCGCCCTGCGTAAAACTAAATCACAGCACGGCGCCCTACGGGAGCAACATTAAGTGAGCGACAGACGACTATTCAGCTATCCCTCAACTACTGCGCGCCCTAAAAAGCCTCTCCGACCTCGATATTAACTGAAAAATTAACGTGAGAAAAAGATGTATTTTTTATGCATAAATAATTGATTCTCCTCGTGGCATCTTTATTAAGGTAATAAATAACTACCGGGTCTTTGGGCCTACATGTGTCATCGTAAACGGGCATTTTTCCAATCCACCAAACCCCCAGCGGCAACGGTCCTTTCAGCCCCCGCCCTCACCTCTGATAAGGTTAACTCGTCTGGAAGCAGCAGCGTGGCAGCGGTATTACCCATTCGTCGCCGTTAGCAACGGTATCAACGACGCCCCTGCCCGACGGACTACTCCGGTAGAAGGGCAGTAGAACTCACTGACTTGGCCTGGGAAACCGCCAAGTCCTGATAGTGAGGGAACTTCATCAATGTCTCCACCGTCGTAGAATTTAATCCTACTGCCATGATCCTGATAGCCCGCTGATAAGGGTCGCTGTAGGTGACCTGCGGCAACTGGGAACGGCAGCCAGCAGCCCCTAAGATCATCACCAAAACCAAACCTGATTTCGCTAAAGCCAAGACCCATCGGAAATGAATAAGTCTATGTTCCTGATTCATAAAATCTCTTTACTCTCTTGCTAAGCTGTTTGCTTTGCCAATAGCATCCTGCCCAGTAAAATATGAGACTTTCAAATTCAGCTTATCAATCCATTGGCTCCGTTATTTTGCAACCACAACTGAAAGCATTAGCCTCAAAAATTCCCCATTGTATGCGCTGTGATCAGCACCGGCTGAGGCGCCGCCTGCAGCGATTAGCGAAAGGGGATGCAATTCATAAGTTAGACCAATTGACCCAGGCTATCGAGCACTCTCGTCTGCGGCGGGAGCAGCGCCGTCATCAGTTGCCCGAGCCCACTTTTCCCCAATCCCTGCCAGTCATTGAACGGCGGGAAGAAATCGGGGCCGCCATCCGGGATCATCAAGTGGTCATCGTGTCCGGTGAGACGGGTTCTGGAAAAACCACCCAATTGCCGAAAATCTGCTTGGAGCTGGGCCGTGGGGTCGCAGGCATGATCAGCCACACCCAGCCGCGCCGAATTGCGGCCCGGAGCGTGGCCAATCGAATTGCCGAAGAATTAAACAGCGATCTGGGGCAACTGGTGGGCTATAAAGTCCGTTTCCATGATCGGGTCAGCCCCAATACCTACATTAAGCTCATGACCGACGGGATCCTGTTGGCGGAAACCCAAGGGGACCGCTTTTTAGAACAATACGATACCCTTATCATTGATGAAGCCCACGAACGCAGCCTCAACATTGATTTTCTCCTGGGCTATCTGCAACAGCTCTTGCCCAAACGGCCTGATCTCAAGGTTATTATTACCTCTGCGACTATCGATACCGAGCGCTTTTCCCAGCACTTTAACCAGGCGCCCATCATCGAAGTG harbors:
- a CDS encoding cytochrome b; the protein is MQREGYSRRAVVIHWVLAVSIFFLFISSWWMLALPLPSEDLVYRAFPFQLHKNIGITLVLLLGVFLYVRFKHRPRIEISKEYPRWMHRLAVVDHVIVYLLIFAVCISGYLSSSFSGWGTTWWWTVGFPNWGWEDEELNIFFSDIHFWTCWALLAVVAVHISGALYHAFRNDRVVRRMLRL
- a CDS encoding peroxiredoxin — encoded protein: MALHIGDVAPDFTQESTIGPLHFHEWIGDSWVVLYSHPADYTPVCTTELGLTAKLADEFKKRNVKVAALSVDDTESHKGWINDINETQGCQVNFPIIADADRKVSELYDMIHPGASETVTVRSVYFIDSNKKIRAVITYPPSTGRNFDEILRVIDSLQLTDDYSVATPVNWKDGDECVIVPSLKDPEVLKEKFPKGYKEVKPYLRMTPQPNK
- a CDS encoding DUF2024 family protein codes for the protein MQIDVFDTYVTTTEGKRLHFDVFLPTGKEEKLAKQYAKEWLESIGIQVKDVQQESCVYCHSEAANPAVQQHIEQHGYFIYQMEGCPAPAR
- a CDS encoding assimilatory sulfite reductase (NADPH) flavoprotein subunit, yielding MGNDLFSVQNSPLTAEQAETLNRLIPALTTEQLTWLGGYLAGFNAARQGVESGAQPVAQPIADASPAKAVTVLFGSQTGNAEKLAEMLCERLSAMGFTPTLQNMGSYKARQLKREDYLFVIVSTHGEGDPPDNAEAFHEFLHGKKAPKLDSLRFSVLALGDSSYEHFCKTGQDFDTRLEALGGQRFYPRVDCDVDYDDAAEAWIDGILKSLADELSTPAVVTTGSTVAVPATTSSYSRKNPFPATLLENLKITGRGSSKDVRHVELSLEESSLSFEPGDSLGIVPSNCPELVTELMEVAGLDPKAIVSNAKQETTTLEEALSHNYEITTITRPFLEKYATFAESRELGRLLQEENRAQLRDFIYGREIIDVVRSYPLRGITAEQFVGLLRKLPPRLYSIASSYQANPDEVHLTVGVVRYQSHGRSRKGVATTFLSERVPEDGTVPVYVDSNKNFRLPEDSDVPIIMVGPGTGVAPFRAFLEEREVAAASGRNWLFFGDRHFHTDFLYQREWLDYRKNGLLTRIDVAFSRDEEKKTYVQHRMLENSREFYAWLEEGAYFYVCGDAEYMAPDVHEALLSIVEKEGRVSREKAVEYVRDLQQSRRYQRDVY
- a CDS encoding M48 family metallopeptidase, producing the protein MRNQLNKNLLLSLFSLLLLAACATSPTGRTQLEFFPSNQMAQMGETAYRQIKQETPVSQDPAINRYVRCVAEAVTAAAPPPQSGGQWKVTVFKADQPNAFALPGGYIGIHTGLLSVAENADQLAAVIGHEIGHVTAQHGNARLSTQYATQAGLQLVQTLAGTPNSATGQQLMALLGLGTQVGIILPFSRAQESEADILGLRYMARAGFDPRQSIQLWKNMMQTGGPQPLEFLSTHPADQSRIRHLEQDLPEALDLYQQARDQGQRPECKLETRQ
- the cysI gene encoding assimilatory sulfite reductase (NADPH) hemoprotein subunit gives rise to the protein MTHDLQQKSKLSAEEKLKEGSEYLRGTIKESLADPVTGAVTADDAKLLKFHGTYQQDDRDLRTERMRQKLEPAYSFMVRVRMPGGVCTPTQWLQLDELARQYANNSLRITTRQTFQFHGVVKRHLKATIAGINQALLNTIAACGDVNRNVVCHNNPYFSPLHKTVYEWTQRLSDHFLPQTRAYHEIWLDKEKVAGTPPEDQEPLYGKTYLPRKFKIGVAVPPSNDIDVFSQDLGFIAIGKNNRLAGFNVCVGGGMGMTHSETATYPRLGDVIGFCTPSQLLEVAENILKIQRDFGNRSDRKQARLKYTIDSRSIDWFKAELNQRLGWSLPPARPFHFENNGDRFGWAQDSKGRWHLTLCLLSGRIKDTPDQPLMTGLREIAKIHKGDFRLTTNQNLTIANISKTNKPRIEALLEKYRIPLPERFSAVRRDAMSCVALPTCGLAMAESERILPGFLSRLEAVMEKLGLSNESITVRITGCPNGCGRPYVGEIALVGKSLGHYNLYLGAGFAGHRLNKLYRESLTEEEVIGVLTPILEHYARERQQGEHFGDFVIRMGYVDEVRAGREFHDVRPEKAVQSA
- a CDS encoding Tex family protein, whose product is MKLANMIAQELGIRPEQVDAAIGLLDEGATVPFVARYRKEATGGMDDTQLRYLENRLIYLRELEERREAIVRSIEKQGKLTEELAQQLQAVTTKTELEDLYLPYKPKRRTKAQIAREAGLEPLALQLLENPEFNPEELAANYLNPEKGIEEVQAALEGARRILMERFAEDALLLGQLREYLWQQGKLSAKVQKEKAEQGSKFADYFDYQEAIHKIPSHRALALFRGRNEGVLSLTLDISTEEEEQSHPCEAMVAKHFGIEEQGRPGDTWLLQTVRWAWKIKLYPHLEAELKSRLREQAEDTAIGVFSRNLRNLLLAAPAGPRPVMGLDPGFRTGVKIAVIDQTGKLLETATIYPHPPQKQWEASMGILSELVKKHQVELISIGNGTASRETEQLVTELLKRDPELKLQKLIVSEAGASVYSASEFGAQELPEVDVSLRGAVSIARRLQDPLAELVKIDSKSIGVGQYQHDVNQIQLGRALANMVEDCVNAVGVDLNTASSALLSYVSGFTPTLARNMVEYRNTHGSFTSRESLKQVPRFGPKTFEQAAGFLRIMGGDNPLDASAVHPEAYPVVEKIMDATGHDIHHLIGQTDFLNSLDPAQFTNEQFGLPTIQDILKELDKPGRDPRPEFKMATFKEDVKTLEDLRPGMVLEGVVTNVTAFGAFVDIGVHQDGLVHISALADRFVKDPHEIVSAGDIVKVKVLEIDNARKRIGLTMRLRETAGKQQQAAAGQARKPERSKAKPSPQPQGAMAEAFLRAQKSN